The window CAAACCGGTATTCCATGTACTCCGTGGTGGCGGGAATCAACGCCGAACAATCGCCCCCCTTCGGCCCGTTTGAGTTCAACGGCCAGCATCAACCGCTCGCCGACGGCGGCATCTATCTCAACGACTGGCTCGCGGAAGACCTGCAGGCGAGCGTCGGCGATGCGGTGAAGGTGAAGTACCATGTCGTCGGCGACCGCGGCGAGTTGCCGGAAGAGGAGCATGAGTTCACCGTCGCTGGCATCGTCAAATTGGCGGGGCCTGCCGCGGACGCCGGATATACGCCGTATGTGCCTGGGGTGACCGATGCGGAATCGTACGCCGACTGGAATGAGCCGTTTCCGCTGAAGAAAGACAAGATCACCGACCGCGACGACGCGTACTGGGAAGACCATCGCACGACGCCGAAGTTCTTCGTCTCACTCCCCACAGCGCAGAAACTCTGGCAAAGCCGGTACGGTAATCTGACGACGATTCGACTCGCTCCCAAGCCCGGTCAATCGCTCGCTCAACTCCGCACCGAGTTCGAGGCCGCACTGCTCAAGCAACTCAATCCACAGTCATTGGGACTCGCCGTGCAGCCGGTCAAACTGCAAGGGCTCGCCGCCGCCAGCGGCACTACCGACTTCACCGGGTTGTTCATCGGCTTCAGCTTCTTTTTGATTCTCTCCGCAGCACTGCTGACAGGATTGCTCTTCCGGCTCGGAGTCGAGCGACGGCTGACGGAAATCGGTCTATTACAGGCAATTGGCTTCACCCCGCGAAAAGTGCGTCGCATCTACCTGGGAGAAGGCATTCGGCTGGTCGGACTGGGGGCGATCCTCGGAAGCGTCGCTGCTGTCGGTTATGCCGGACTGATGGTTTACGGTTTGAAGACCTGGTGGGTCGGCGCGATCGGCACCCGATTTCTGTTTCTCGATATCCAGCCGGTCAGCCTGTTGATCGGCGGTCTCATCGCCGTGGTCGTAGCGCTCGCGGCCGTGTGGTGGGCGCAGCGGCAGTCGCAACGGCAATCGACCCGTGGCTTATTGAGCGGCGCGATTGCCAGTGATTCCACAGGTCGTCGCCCCTGGCTGGCGACGCTGCTCGCCATCTTCGCAGGCGGCGGCTCGTGGGTGCTGCTCGTCGCCGCTTTGCTTGGACTGATTCCCGACGTGGAAGCCTTCGGCGGGTTCTCGTGGAAGATCGTCGTCTTTTTTCTGATCGGAATCGGCCTGCTCACCGGAAGTCTCGCGGCGTTCTCTGTCGCACTCGGTTCTGATCTGCGCTGGCCGGGCACAAGTCATCGTCTTTCCTCCACGCGACAACTCGCACTGAGAAATGCATCAAGGAACCGTTCGCGCAGCGTCCTCACAGCCTCATTGATTGCGTCGGCGACGTTCGTGATCGTGGCGGTCGCGGCAGGTCAGATGAATCCGATCGGTTCGACCCCAAATCCCCGATCCGGAAACGGCGGCTTCACACTGGTTGCTGAGACAAGCGTTCCTCTCTTGTACGATCTCAACACTCCGACTGGCCGCGCCAAGCTCGGCTTTGACCCGCAGAACGCAAGAGAACAGCAACTGCTCAACGCGGCGAAGTTCGCTCCCTTCCGCATGCGGTCAGGCGAGAACGCGAGCTGCTTGAATCTCTATCAGACTCAACTTCCGACAGTTCTCGGCGTGCCGGATGATGTGTTGAACATGCTCATCTCGGAGAACCGCTTTCTCTTTGCGGATACTCATGCCGAACAGCCCTGGTCATTGCTCCGTAAGGAGCTTCCAGATGGCCGTATCCCTGTGCTGGGAGATATGAATACTCTGATGTATTCCCTTCACAAAGGCATCGGCCAGACGACCCTCGCGCCCAATGCCGAGCAGCCGGACTTCACGCTGGAAGTGGTCGGCATGTTCGCCAACAGCGTCCTGCAGGGAGTGCTGGTCATGTCCGAGTCCAACTTTCGCAAGGTCTTCCCCGATCAGGTCGGCTTCCGGTATTTCCTGATCGACATCGACCCTGCTCAGGCGGACGAACTCTCGACGGTCCTCGAATCCCGACTCGGCGACGCCGGGTTCGATGCCGAACCAGTCTCACAGCGGCTGGCCGATTTCCTCACCGTGCAGAACACCTACCTGTCGACATTCCAAACACTCGGTGGGCTTGGCCTGTTGCTTGGAACTCTCGGCCTGGCGACAGTCATGCTTCGCAATGTGCTGGAACGAGCCAGCGAATTCGCCTTGTTGCAGGCGATCGGCTTTCAGAAACAGCAGGTGGCCGGCATGGTCGCTTGGGAGAATGCTCTGCTGCTGGGCACCGGTTTACTGACCGGCACAATTTCCGCCCTCTTGGCAATGTCGCCCCATCTCAGCAGCACCGTCTCGAACGTCCCCTGGCTTAGCCTGCTGGCAATGCTGACCGGCATCTTCGTCATCGGCATGCTGGCCGCACTCGTCGCACTGAACACAGCGGTGAGACTGCCGATCCTGTCGACTCTGCGAGGCGAATAACCTCGCGGCCTTCATTTCCGGACCAGGTGCGTTATCGTGCAAAGCGTTCAATCCTTGTGAACGAAGGAAGATGACGATGCAGCTTGCTCGTAAATCGCGTTCATTCCTCTGTGCGATGCTTGCGTGGGGAATCGCTTTGGCGTCGGTTGGATTCGCCCAGAGCCCGCCGCGCGATGTGATTGTCTATGGGGGAACGCCGGCCGGCCTATGCGCGGCAATTGCCGCTTCGCGGGCGGGGGCCAGCGTGATTGTCATTGAACCGACGCCGTGGATTGGCGGCCTGGTGACGGGTGGGTTATCGCACACTGACAAAGGGCGGGAAGAAACCATCGGAGGCATTGCCCGCGAATTCTTTACACGGGCTGCGGCCGCGGTTCCCGGTACGCCCCTGTGGTTCTCCGAGCCGCATGTCAACATGGCGACGTTTCAACAGATGCTGGACGAAGCGAAAGTCACCGTTCTGACCGGCAAGCTGGTGAAAAGCGTCACCTCCGCACCTCACAACGGTAGCATTCGCCTCAACTCCATCACTCTGGACGATGGGCAGACCTTCTCTGCGAAGGTCTTCATCGACGCCAGTTATGAAGGAGATCTCCTCGGCAAGGCCGGCGTGAAGTCGGTGATCGGACGCGAGAGCCGCGGAGAGTATGACGAACCGCTGGCGGGCTACGTTCCCATGCCGATTCGCGAACGAAGCGCTGAGATCATGGGAAGCGTCTGTCCCTGCTTGGGCGGGACTGGACCGCACTATATTCATGGCACGCCTTGCAAGATCTCTGCCTACGGCCCCGATGGAAAATTGCTGTCAGGCGTGATGCCGGCGATGGGCGAACCGGGCACCGCAGACGACAAGACCCAGGCGTACAACTACCGGATCTGCGTCACCCAGCGGCCCGACATTCTGATTCCTTTCCCGAAGCCGGCGAACTACGACCCCGCGCGTTACGAACTGCTGCTGAGGCTGATTCAAAGCTATCCGAAAGTCCGGTTTGGACGGCTGGTTCACCTGGGTCGCATTGCCCATGAGAAGTTCGATCTGAACGCTCAGGGGCTCTTTTCAACAGACTACCCAGGCGGCAACGTCGACTACCCCGGCGGCGATGCTGCGGCGCGGGAGCGCATCCGGCAGGACCACATCGATTACGTTCAGGGATTCCTGTGGTTCCTCAGCCATGACGAGCGCGTGCCGCGCGAACTGCGGGACGAAACAAACAGTTGGGGACTCTGCCGCGACGAGTTTGTCGACAACCACAACTGGCCGTATGCACTGTATGTTCGCGATGCCCGACGGATGGTGGGCGAACATGTCATGACGCAGCGGGACATTCAGACCGAGATCGAAAAGCCGGATTCAGTCGCGATGGGCTCGTTTGTGATCGATTGCCATATCGTGCAGCGGATCGTCACGGCAGACGGGTTCGTCACCGATGAAGGTTCGTTCCCCGATGCCCCTGCACGGCCTTATCAGATTCCCTATCGCAGCATCATTCCACGCAAGAATGACTGCGAAAACCTGCTGTCTCCAGTCTGCATTTCGGCATCACACATTGCCCTCTGCTCGATGCGCATGGAACCGGTCTACATGGCGCTTGGTCAGGCGAGCGGCGTGGCGGCAGTGATGGCGATTCGCTCGGAGAAGCCGGTGCAGGAAATCGACGTGCCGCAACTGCAGGCGACGCTCCGCGAGCAAAAGCAGGTGTTGCAACTGGAAGGAGCCGCTGCCGGGCCGACGTCAAAACAGATTGGCGGATTGATTCAGGATGACTCCCAGGCCGAAATGACGGGCACCTGGCAGGACAGCACGTTCGGCAACCCGATCGATGGCGCCGCTCAGCACGATTACAACGCCGAGAAGGGGACCAAGTCGGCGACGTTCACGGTCAAGGTTCCCAAAGACGGGCGATACGAAGTGCGGTTTGCCTATGTGCCGTCGCCCAATCGGGCGACGAACGTTCCCATCGAAATTCGCCACGCCGGGGGCGCCGCGCAAGTACTGGTCAACGAGCGTCTGCCGACGACTGTCGACAAGCTCTTTGTCGTGCTGGGGGAATTCGATTTCAAAGAGCAGCAGCCGGCGATTGTCATTGTGAGGACGACCGGAACCGACGGCTTTGTCTCTGTCGATGCCGTGCAGTTGCGAGCTAAAACAACTCAGGTTCCCCAGCCATGACCGCGCCGCACATTCATCGCATCCGACTGCAAGGCCCCTGGCAGGTGATTCCGCCGGGTGAAGAGCGGTTCGCGCTGCAGGAAGTGTGGTTGCCGGCCACCTGGACGGACCTGTTCGGTCAGTCAGTTGGAACCGCGACGTTCCTGCGGTCATTCAATTCGCCGACGAACATTGACGAGCAGGACCGGCTCTGGATCCGACTTCCTCCCGGCTGCGGAGAAGTGATGTCGTTTCTGCACAATGGTGTCTCGCTGAATGCGGATTCAGCCGACCCGATGGCGTTCGAGATCACCAGCACTCGGGAAATTCATAATCGAATCGAGATCACACTAACCGGCGACCCCTCGGCGTTCGCACCCGGCGAAGGAGGCCTGTGGCAACCGGTGCTCTTGGAGATTGTCAGCGGCGGATGATGCAAAGTAGTGAAAAGTAGTGACAGAGCGGAGCGTAGGACGTGAGTCCCCTGTTTGTAGTCCGCACTGTCCCAGTGCGGACTGATGCTCGTCCAACGGCCTCTCCGCACAGAGACTGTGCGGACTACGGCGGTTCAACGGGGCCATGCGCGTTGCTTCTGACCCCGCCACCCGCTGATTACTCCACCGTTACGCTCTTCGCCAGATTCCGAGGCTTGTCGACATCCAGGCCACGGCTGAGAGCGGCATGGTAGGCCAGCAGTTGCAGCGGGACGCTTGCCACCAGCGGCGAAAGCATCGGTTGCGTCCTGGGCACGACCACCACGTTCTTTGCCAGGCGTTCGATCTGTGCGTCCGGCTGGTTGACGATGGCGATCACCTCGCCGCCGCGGCTGCGAACTTCTTCCATGTTGGAAAGGATCTTTTGATAAGTGACGTCCCGCGTGGCGATAACCACCACCGGCATCCCTTCATCGATCATGGCGATCGGACCATGCTTCATCTCTGCCGCCGGGAGCCCTTCCGCGTGGATGTAACTGACCTCTTTCAGCTTGAGCGCCCCTTCCAGGGCGGTCGGATAGTTGATTCCCCGGCCCAGGTACAGCCAGTTCTGACGGCCTGAGAACTTGTAGGCGATCTCGCGCATCTGCGATTCGAGCAACAAGGTCTGCTCGATCGCCTCGGGAATCCGTTCGAGTTCCGACAGGAACGTCGAGATCGTGTCCCGCGACAGGTGTTTTCGGCGGCCAAGATACACGGCCAGCATCGACAGCACCGTCACCTGACCCAAAAACGCCTTGGTGCTGGCAACGCCGATTTCCGGGCCCACATGCAGGTACACGCCTGCATCGGTTTCTCGCGCGATGGTCGAGCCGACGTTATTCACGATCCCCAGTACCGTCGCGCCCCGCGTCCGCACTTCGTGCAGCGCGGCCAGTGTATCGGCCGTTTCGCCAGACTGCGAGATGGCGATGGCAAGCGTCCCTTCCTCGATCAGCGGATTCCGGTAGCGCAGCTCGCTGGAATACTGGACCTCGGTCGGCAGTTCGGCCAGTTCCTCAATCAGGTATTCGCCGATCAGGCCGGCATGCCAGGCGCTGCCGCAACCGAAGAGGAGCACCCGTTTGAAGTGGGAAAGCTGTCGTTCGAAGTTCGTGAGCCCCCCGAGCGTGATATTCGCGGTGCGGGAATCGACTCGTCCGCTGAGGGTCATCCGCAGGCTCTCAGGCTGCTCGTGGATTTCCTTCTGCATGTAGTGTTCGAACCGCCCCAGCTCGATCCGTTCGAGCGTCTGGTCGATCGCTTCGAACGTCACTCCGACCGGTTCGGCGTCAATCGTCGACAGCTCGATCCCGGCAGGCGTGACAATCGCCATCTCGCCGTCCTTGAGGAACACCGCCTGCGGCGCGCGGCCAGCCAGTGCGGCGGGGTCGGACGCTACCAGGTATTCCCCGTGCTCGACCATGCCCACCAGCAGCGGGCTCCCTTGCCTGGCGGCGATCAGGGTCTGCGGTTCGTCTTCACAAATTACCGCGATGCCGAACGTCCCTTGCACCATCTTCAGTGCTTCGCGAACGCTGCAGACCAGCTTCCCGCTCTGAGCGTAGTAACAGCCGATGAGCTGCGCCAGCACTTCGGTATCGGTCTCGCTGGAGAACTGGACGCCTTTTTCACTCAGACAAGTCCGCAGCGCGGCGTGATTCTCAATAATGCCGTTATGGACCAGCGCGATCTTGCGGGCCTGATCGACATGCGGATGGGCATTTTCTTCAGACGGCTTGCCGTGCGACGCCCATCGAGTGTGGGCAATTCCGAGCGAGCCCGAGATCGGCTGCTGATGAACGAGGTCTTCAAGAGCCGACACCCGCCCGACGCAGCGACGGATTTCCAGCCCGTTCGCCCCGATCACGGCCATCCCGGCCGAGTCATAGCCGCGATACTCCAGGTGTTTCAACCCGGAGAGCAGCAACGGAGGGGCATTGGACGTTCCCAGGTAGCCGACGATTCCACACATACAAAGTCACTCTGATGAGAGCGGGAGACGTGAGTAGTTTTCAGTTATCAGTTTGAAGCACCTGAAATAACCGCAATTCGTGTTTTCGGGCGAATTAGCCTGAGCTGAATGCTGATGACTGACAACTCGATACTTCTGAATGTCTCCATTGTTGTGTGGATGACCCCGTTCGCCAAGGGGCGAGCTGGTTTGGCCGACGAGGCAGGCCGCATCCCACATCAACTTGCGCAGATTCGGCCCCTGCTCCCTCTCTCTACTGGAACTGAAAACTGACGACTGAAAACTGACAACTTCCTCAACACGACCTCGGCGGCAGCCCCTGGAGGGTCCCCACGATCTCACGGACCGAGGCCACCTTCTCGCTCGCCAAAGCCTGCACTAGTTCTCCAACGAGCCGTTCGGACAGCCCCGGGTTGTAGAAGTTGGCGGTGCCGACCTGCACTGCGGTCGCTCCGGCGATCAGGAATTCCATCACGTCGTCGATGCTGCCGATCCCGCCGATTCCGATGATCGGAATGTTCACCGATTTGGCGACCAGATACACGCAACGCAGGGCCAGCGGTTTGATTGCCGGACCGCTCAGACCACCGAGAACATTCCCCAAAACCGCCTTGCGGCGTCGCCAGTTGATTGCCATTCCCTGATAAGTGTTGACGAGCGACACGGCGTCCGCCCCGCCATCAGCAGCTGCCTGCGCCACGGCGGTGATGTCGGTGACGTTGGGAGTCAGTTTGGCGACGACTGGCAGTGAACAGGCATCGCGGACCGCCGCGACCACTTTCCTGGCCGATTCCGGGTTCGTCCCGAAATCGACGCCGCCGCTCACGTTCGGGCAGGAGATATTCAGTTCCAGACCTGCCAGGCCGGCGTGATTGTTTAATTGGGCCGCCATCTGGGCGAAATCGTCAATTGTCCGCCCAGCAATATTCGCCAGCACCGGAGCATTCAGGCTCAACAGATAGGGGAGATGCTTGCTGATGAACGTGTCGATCCCGTCGTTGTCGAGGCCGATGGAATTCAGCATGCCTGACGGAGTTTCGACCGTTCGCGGCGGGGGATTGCCGGGCCGGGGCAGGGGGGTAATCGTTTTAGGGACGATGCCGCCGATTTTCGAGAAATCGACAAACGGCGACATCTCCTTCGCATACCCGAAGGTACCCGAGGCGACGAGAATCGGATTACGGAGAGTAAGACGGTTCAGTTGAACCTGCAGATCGATCATGGCAAACAGCGTAACGGATGGACGCATGTTGTCGAACCATCCCGCCGAGTTCTCGTCGCAACCCGGTTTTCCTGGCTGAAACGCAAGGTCTCTGCCGCCCTCCCCGTCGACATCAAGTCGTCATGTTCGCCCCGAGTTGTTCCATTCAGGATGAGTTTCAATTCCTGATCCCGGCATTCTCTCTCCGTCATTGAAAACAGCGCTGGACGATGACCTTCAACGCGTTAGGATGCGGGCGTATTGGGCATTTTCAGGGAGCGAACAGGCAGGCGGCGCAGATTTGGTCGACCTGATAAAAGAGTTATGCAGGACGTATTGACCCTGATCCTCGCTGGAGGAAAAGGGACTCGGCTCGAACCGCTGACGAACGACCGCGCCAAACCCGGCGTCCCCTTCGCCGGCACCTTCCGCATCATCGATTTCCCGCTGTCCAACTGCATCAACAGCGGTCTGCGACGGGTGCTGGTGATGACGCAGTACAAGGCCGCCAGCCTCGACCGGCATCTGCGGCAGGCTTGGCAGTTTCTCTGCCGGGAACTCGACGAATTCATCGATATTCTCCCCCCGCAGCAGCGACTGGGAGAACACTGGTACCGCGGCACCGCCGACGCCGTCTATCAGAACATCTATACCATCGAGCAGTGCGACGCGAAGCACATCCTCATTCTCTCGGGCGATCACATCTACAAGATGGATTACTCGAAGATGATTGCCGAACATCTCGAAAACGATGCCGACTGCACCATCGGCTGCCTGCCAGTGTCGATGGCCGAAGGCCGTTCGTTCGGGGTGATGGGGATCGATTCGGACTATTGGGTGCGTCGCTTCGAAGAGAAACCGAAAGACCCATTCCCAATTCCCGGCGACCCTGAGCGTTGCCTGGCCTCGATGGGGATCTACGTTTTCAAGGCGAGCTTCCTGCTGAACGAACTCTGCCGCGAAGCGACGAATCCCGAGTCGTCGCACGACTTCGGCAAAGACATCATCCCACAGATCATCAGCACGCACCGCGTAAGGGCGTACCCGTTCCAGGACCGGAATACCGGCGACGAGTACTACTGGCGCGACGTGGGGACGCTCGAAGCGTATTATGAAGCGCACATGGATCTGGTATCGGTCGACCCGCAGCTCAATATGTACGACTACACCTGGCCGATCCGCGGCTATCACGCTCCGTTGCCGCCGCCGAAATTCGTGTTCGCCTCCTACGAAACCATCCCCCGCCGCGTCGGTCACGCCCTCGACAGCATCGTCTGCCCCGGCAGCATTGTCTCGGGCGGGGAAGTGGTCCGGTCTGTCCTCTCCCCCAACGTGCGCATCAACAGCTATTCCCAGGTGAACGCCTCAATACTCTTCGACGAAGTCGACGTCGGCCGGCACGCCAAAGTGCAACGGGCGATCATCGACAAAGGGGTCAAAATCCCCGCCGGCATGCAAATCGGCTTCGATCCCGAACAGGACCTTGCCCGCGGCCTGACAGTGACGGAATCCGGCATCACCGTCGTTCCGAAATGGCATAAGTTCAGCGAGTGAGTCCAGTGTCGAGAGTCGAGTGTCCAGAGCCAGACTGAGTACGGTGAGTACGCCCTCGTGCCGAAGCTCCTGCTTCGGCACGCCAGACGAGTGAGTTCCCAAGCAGGAGCTTGGGAAACAGCGGTAGATCGACACAGATTGGTTCCGTCTCTCAGGAAACCGCGGTGAAAATCCAAATCACTCGAGACAGTGTTTGTGCTGCGGACGATGTTGATGCACCGCATACGGAAGCCATTTCCGTACCTGACTCCTCCACTCTGGAGGAATGTGTCGATTTCGTCTGCAAATCGTTTCAACTTCCCTGTATTCAGGGGGGAAAAGCAACCTGGTTGATTACAGCAGGGAAGCGACTCGCGATTATCGCTCAAGAGTGGAGAGAGCCTCGATTTTTCCAAGGAATTGAATTTCAAACCACCGATCTCACCATCGCTGGCAATAAGCTCAAAATCCACTTCACCTATCTTGCTCAACATGATCCCGAAGTCGTTTTTGATATTCTTTCTCGTCTGAGATAGCACGGAATCAAAAAACGCTTTTATGCCCTCCTGCCGAAGCTCCTGCTTCGGCACACCAGACGAGAGAGTTCCCAAGCAGGAGTTTGGGAACCAGCGGTCAAGTCGGTTTCCCACTCAACGCTCAACCCTCATCGCTCAACGTTTCCAACGAATTGACGGATTCCTCTGAACCGTCGACCATGTTCGTGCGTATCACAGAGACAGTCTTCAAACTCCCCTCTCCCCGGTACTCCGGGGAGAGGGGCCGGGGGTGAGGGGACGAATTGTCATTCGGCATGCGCTTGTGATGGTCTATCCCGCTTACAAAGTCGATTTTGAAGACGGTGTCTCTGAACGAGCCGCGCCGTTTCACCTGACGCTGCGGGCATTGATCCTTTCCCTACTCCACTCACTGGAATCGATGGCGACGACATGTCTGATACCGCGTCTGATCTCAACGAAGTTCACGAGCCGGTCGTGACCGCTGCGGACGCTGTTCTGGAACCTGTCGTCGAGACGCCGCCGCTGCCTGAGCTGCGGATGCCCCGGAGCGTGCGGGATATTCTCAATGAGCCTGTCACCGCGCACATGGGCGTGGCTGCTCCTTTGTTGCAGTCCACACAGACCGTCGCCGAATCGCTCGAATTGATCCGCAGCCGACAGGACATCGGTCAGGTGGTGTATTTCTATGTGGTCGATGAAGAGCGGCGGCTGCTGGGAGTGGTGCCGACTCGCAAATTGCTGCTGAGCGGGCTCGACACGACGATCTCGTCGATCATGTCATCGCGGCTGGTGTCAATTCCCTCGACCGCCACCGTGCTGGAAGCGTGTGAGTTTTTCACGCTCCACAAATTTCTGGCGTTTCCCGTCATCGATGCAGACCGCAAGGTAGTCGGTGCGGTCGACGTCAGTCTGTATACCGATGAACTGCTGAAGATCGAACATCGGCAGGAGAGCGACGATCTCTTTCAGTTGATCGGGGTGCATCTCTCGGAAGCCGCACAAGGCAACGCCCGCCTCGCGTTTTTCGGGCGGTTTCCCTGGCTACTCTGCAATGTTCTGGGGGGAATGC is drawn from Planctomicrobium piriforme and contains these coding sequences:
- the glgC gene encoding glucose-1-phosphate adenylyltransferase, yielding MQDVLTLILAGGKGTRLEPLTNDRAKPGVPFAGTFRIIDFPLSNCINSGLRRVLVMTQYKAASLDRHLRQAWQFLCRELDEFIDILPPQQRLGEHWYRGTADAVYQNIYTIEQCDAKHILILSGDHIYKMDYSKMIAEHLENDADCTIGCLPVSMAEGRSFGVMGIDSDYWVRRFEEKPKDPFPIPGDPERCLASMGIYVFKASFLLNELCREATNPESSHDFGKDIIPQIISTHRVRAYPFQDRNTGDEYYWRDVGTLEAYYEAHMDLVSVDPQLNMYDYTWPIRGYHAPLPPPKFVFASYETIPRRVGHALDSIVCPGSIVSGGEVVRSVLSPNVRINSYSQVNASILFDEVDVGRHAKVQRAIIDKGVKIPAGMQIGFDPEQDLARGLTVTESGITVVPKWHKFSE
- a CDS encoding FAD-dependent oxidoreductase, producing MQLARKSRSFLCAMLAWGIALASVGFAQSPPRDVIVYGGTPAGLCAAIAASRAGASVIVIEPTPWIGGLVTGGLSHTDKGREETIGGIAREFFTRAAAAVPGTPLWFSEPHVNMATFQQMLDEAKVTVLTGKLVKSVTSAPHNGSIRLNSITLDDGQTFSAKVFIDASYEGDLLGKAGVKSVIGRESRGEYDEPLAGYVPMPIRERSAEIMGSVCPCLGGTGPHYIHGTPCKISAYGPDGKLLSGVMPAMGEPGTADDKTQAYNYRICVTQRPDILIPFPKPANYDPARYELLLRLIQSYPKVRFGRLVHLGRIAHEKFDLNAQGLFSTDYPGGNVDYPGGDAAARERIRQDHIDYVQGFLWFLSHDERVPRELRDETNSWGLCRDEFVDNHNWPYALYVRDARRMVGEHVMTQRDIQTEIEKPDSVAMGSFVIDCHIVQRIVTADGFVTDEGSFPDAPARPYQIPYRSIIPRKNDCENLLSPVCISASHIALCSMRMEPVYMALGQASGVAAVMAIRSEKPVQEIDVPQLQATLREQKQVLQLEGAAAGPTSKQIGGLIQDDSQAEMTGTWQDSTFGNPIDGAAQHDYNAEKGTKSATFTVKVPKDGRYEVRFAYVPSPNRATNVPIEIRHAGGAAQVLVNERLPTTVDKLFVVLGEFDFKEQQPAIVIVRTTGTDGFVSVDAVQLRAKTTQVPQP
- the glmS gene encoding glutamine--fructose-6-phosphate transaminase (isomerizing), which translates into the protein MCGIVGYLGTSNAPPLLLSGLKHLEYRGYDSAGMAVIGANGLEIRRCVGRVSALEDLVHQQPISGSLGIAHTRWASHGKPSEENAHPHVDQARKIALVHNGIIENHAALRTCLSEKGVQFSSETDTEVLAQLIGCYYAQSGKLVCSVREALKMVQGTFGIAVICEDEPQTLIAARQGSPLLVGMVEHGEYLVASDPAALAGRAPQAVFLKDGEMAIVTPAGIELSTIDAEPVGVTFEAIDQTLERIELGRFEHYMQKEIHEQPESLRMTLSGRVDSRTANITLGGLTNFERQLSHFKRVLLFGCGSAWHAGLIGEYLIEELAELPTEVQYSSELRYRNPLIEEGTLAIAISQSGETADTLAALHEVRTRGATVLGIVNNVGSTIARETDAGVYLHVGPEIGVASTKAFLGQVTVLSMLAVYLGRRKHLSRDTISTFLSELERIPEAIEQTLLLESQMREIAYKFSGRQNWLYLGRGINYPTALEGALKLKEVSYIHAEGLPAAEMKHGPIAMIDEGMPVVVIATRDVTYQKILSNMEEVRSRGGEVIAIVNQPDAQIERLAKNVVVVPRTQPMLSPLVASVPLQLLAYHAALSRGLDVDKPRNLAKSVTVE
- a CDS encoding dihydroorotate dehydrogenase: MRPSVTLFAMIDLQVQLNRLTLRNPILVASGTFGYAKEMSPFVDFSKIGGIVPKTITPLPRPGNPPPRTVETPSGMLNSIGLDNDGIDTFISKHLPYLLSLNAPVLANIAGRTIDDFAQMAAQLNNHAGLAGLELNISCPNVSGGVDFGTNPESARKVVAAVRDACSLPVVAKLTPNVTDITAVAQAAADGGADAVSLVNTYQGMAINWRRRKAVLGNVLGGLSGPAIKPLALRCVYLVAKSVNIPIIGIGGIGSIDDVMEFLIAGATAVQVGTANFYNPGLSERLVGELVQALASEKVASVREIVGTLQGLPPRSC
- a CDS encoding ABC transporter permease is translated as MLTFRQLLWRNLLFFRRTNLAVICGVIAATAVISGALIVGDSVRSSLRQISLDRLGQIDFVVQGGRFFRAALAEELQAADPAIRQAAPVLMMPGTLEFQTADGQQRRAGQINVYGGDDRLWSLLEHGDIAAPQPGEMVVNQRVADQLGIKIGDSVSLVVEIPSAIPRDALLGERNQTVADLPVKITGIVPDELGLARLGLNPTQQLPANAYVALSDLQSQMSLQAVARSRRNPFAKPARVNAIFLSTSNGNQRDLASISMSQAETLTKVLGERLQLSDLGLRLVENTEHSYLSLESEQMFLESAVSDAATETAQQLNLDVSPVLVYLVNEMWKASDPNRYSMYSVVAGINAEQSPPFGPFEFNGQHQPLADGGIYLNDWLAEDLQASVGDAVKVKYHVVGDRGELPEEEHEFTVAGIVKLAGPAADAGYTPYVPGVTDAESYADWNEPFPLKKDKITDRDDAYWEDHRTTPKFFVSLPTAQKLWQSRYGNLTTIRLAPKPGQSLAQLRTEFEAALLKQLNPQSLGLAVQPVKLQGLAAASGTTDFTGLFIGFSFFLILSAALLTGLLFRLGVERRLTEIGLLQAIGFTPRKVRRIYLGEGIRLVGLGAILGSVAAVGYAGLMVYGLKTWWVGAIGTRFLFLDIQPVSLLIGGLIAVVVALAAVWWAQRQSQRQSTRGLLSGAIASDSTGRRPWLATLLAIFAGGGSWVLLVAALLGLIPDVEAFGGFSWKIVVFFLIGIGLLTGSLAAFSVALGSDLRWPGTSHRLSSTRQLALRNASRNRSRSVLTASLIASATFVIVAVAAGQMNPIGSTPNPRSGNGGFTLVAETSVPLLYDLNTPTGRAKLGFDPQNAREQQLLNAAKFAPFRMRSGENASCLNLYQTQLPTVLGVPDDVLNMLISENRFLFADTHAEQPWSLLRKELPDGRIPVLGDMNTLMYSLHKGIGQTTLAPNAEQPDFTLEVVGMFANSVLQGVLVMSESNFRKVFPDQVGFRYFLIDIDPAQADELSTVLESRLGDAGFDAEPVSQRLADFLTVQNTYLSTFQTLGGLGLLLGTLGLATVMLRNVLERASEFALLQAIGFQKQQVAGMVAWENALLLGTGLLTGTISALLAMSPHLSSTVSNVPWLSLLAMLTGIFVIGMLAALVALNTAVRLPILSTLRGE
- a CDS encoding magnesium transporter, with protein sequence MSDTASDLNEVHEPVVTAADAVLEPVVETPPLPELRMPRSVRDILNEPVTAHMGVAAPLLQSTQTVAESLELIRSRQDIGQVVYFYVVDEERRLLGVVPTRKLLLSGLDTTISSIMSSRLVSIPSTATVLEACEFFTLHKFLAFPVIDADRKVVGAVDVSLYTDELLKIEHRQESDDLFQLIGVHLSEAAQGNARLAFFGRFPWLLCNVLGGMLAALIADAYQDVSTLVLVAPFIALVTALAESVSIQSVSLALQMLHAGPANWDRFLKKLRMELVVGTLLGGACGLTVGLVALLWKGDLLVAVSLALGILGGVVASAGIGLAMPFVLKLCRRDPQLASGPIALALSDVVTLLCYFNLGRWLLT